The Thiogranum longum genome includes a region encoding these proteins:
- the mutY gene encoding A/G-specific adenine glycosylase gives MAFSDNILAWFEVHGRKDLPWQKHPLPYRVWVSEIMLQQTQVKTVIPYYQRFMSRFPDIHRLADAPQDEVLHYWSGLGYYARARNLHKAAQQVRDTYKGIFPEQFKQVEALPGIGRSTAGAILSLACGQRHAILDGNVKRVLARYHAVHGWPGSSSVLRELWSLAEAATPAENVAAYNQAMMDLGATLCRRGQPDCDTCPLTSGCLARQQGVQRDLPSPRPRKTLPVRKVHMLLLQDVQQAVWLQQRPPSGIWGGLWSFPEFDGTAAVHRWLAEKGLPAEIHERDVVRHTFSHFHLEITPCHVKLQNPVFSVMDGDGGLWYNTGQPGALGLPAPVQRLLQCLQASD, from the coding sequence ATGGCGTTTTCAGACAACATACTGGCCTGGTTTGAAGTCCACGGCAGAAAGGATCTGCCCTGGCAGAAGCATCCGCTGCCCTATCGCGTGTGGGTCTCGGAAATCATGCTGCAGCAGACCCAGGTAAAGACCGTCATCCCTTATTACCAGCGCTTTATGTCCCGTTTCCCGGATATACACCGTCTTGCCGATGCACCGCAGGACGAGGTGCTTCACTACTGGTCAGGTCTTGGCTATTACGCACGCGCCCGCAACCTGCACAAGGCGGCACAGCAGGTGCGTGACACTTACAAGGGTATATTCCCGGAACAGTTTAAGCAGGTTGAAGCCTTGCCCGGTATCGGCCGCTCGACAGCGGGGGCCATACTTTCGCTGGCCTGTGGCCAGCGCCATGCCATCCTCGACGGAAACGTAAAGCGGGTACTGGCGCGCTATCACGCCGTGCACGGCTGGCCGGGCAGCAGCAGTGTGCTGCGTGAACTGTGGTCACTGGCCGAGGCCGCCACACCAGCGGAGAATGTTGCGGCCTACAACCAGGCCATGATGGATCTCGGCGCAACGCTTTGCAGACGCGGGCAGCCGGATTGTGACACTTGCCCGCTGACATCCGGTTGCCTTGCGCGTCAGCAGGGTGTTCAACGCGACCTGCCATCCCCCAGACCACGAAAGACCTTGCCGGTACGCAAGGTACACATGCTGTTATTGCAGGACGTGCAGCAGGCTGTCTGGTTACAGCAACGGCCACCCAGCGGCATCTGGGGTGGCTTGTGGAGTTTTCCCGAATTTGATGGAACTGCTGCGGTGCACCGCTGGCTGGCTGAAAAGGGTTTGCCGGCGGAAATCCACGAACGCGACGTAGTGCGTCACACCTTCAGTCATTTCCATCTGGAAATCACGCCGTGTCACGTAAAGCTGCAAAACCCGGTTTTTTCTGTGATGGATGGCGATGGGGGACTCTGGTATAACACCGGGCAACCCGGGGCGCTGGGACTGCCAGCGCCCGTTCAACGCCTGCTGCAGTGTTTGCAGGCATCAGATTGA
- a CDS encoding oxidative damage protection protein has product MARMVKCVVLGKEAEGLDRQTYPGELGKRIFENVSKEAWQKWMGQQTMLINEYRLSPVDPKARKFLEAQMEKFFFGEGADTLDGFVPPDSQ; this is encoded by the coding sequence ATGGCCCGAATGGTTAAGTGTGTAGTACTGGGCAAGGAAGCAGAAGGCCTGGATCGTCAGACCTACCCCGGTGAACTCGGCAAGCGGATTTTCGAAAACGTTTCAAAGGAAGCCTGGCAGAAATGGATGGGCCAGCAGACCATGTTGATCAACGAGTATCGTCTGTCGCCGGTCGACCCGAAGGCGCGCAAGTTTCTCGAAGCGCAAATGGAAAAATTCTTTTTTGGTGAAGGCGCCGACACACTGGATGGATTTGTGCCGCCGGATAGCCAGTAA
- a CDS encoding cytochrome c/FTR1 family iron permease, translating to MKRVVLVLSLLVFSSLSRAGDIQQLLQLIDYVGVDYGEAVSGGKVTHPGEFEEMQDFSQGIVRQIADLPEGSTRDKLAGQGARLAERVLAKADPAEIRSLTGEMRKAIIEGYKVTVVPRKTPDLVRGAQLYSERCASCHGATGAGDGPMAAGMQPPPIDFTDRKRYAQRNLYGLYNTITQGVPDTAMTPFHEMSADDRWSLAFYVGQLAISDEQRSGTVANFSDPKLAPLQDIRKLTVLTPAEAEREFGPAGSEMMGYLRANPEALFSNRSPLEFSLHRLDDVVTAYKAGDRDKAYRMAVEAYLEGFELVERGLNAVDSELRLDIEHAMTALRNQIREGVPADQLERSVIEIKGKLDVASQRLSGRSLSGTAAFASAFFILLREGLEALLVVAALAAFLVKTEHKNNMRYLHFGWIGALVVGFLTWWASVSLIEISGASREITEGVAALTATAVLFYVGFWLHDKTNAAQWRQFIEHNVRKALGAGALWGLSGLSFITVYREVFETILFYQALWAQTDEAGRSMALGGFGTAIGVLVVLAWLVMRYSMRLPLRQFFSVTGILMFVLAVIFAGKGVAALQEAGYIPVTPVNFPRFDLLGIYPNLQGLALQLGLLLLALFLWYGLPSRRKPAT from the coding sequence ATGAAACGCGTTGTTCTTGTTCTGTCACTTCTGGTTTTTTCTTCCCTGTCCCGGGCGGGTGATATCCAGCAACTTCTCCAGCTTATTGACTATGTAGGTGTCGATTACGGAGAGGCTGTCAGTGGTGGCAAGGTGACCCATCCCGGTGAATTCGAGGAGATGCAGGATTTTTCCCAGGGAATCGTCCGGCAGATAGCCGATTTACCCGAGGGATCGACGCGGGACAAGCTGGCCGGGCAGGGCGCCCGGCTCGCCGAACGCGTGTTGGCGAAGGCGGACCCGGCAGAGATACGCAGCCTGACCGGTGAAATGCGCAAGGCCATTATCGAGGGTTACAAGGTGACGGTTGTGCCACGCAAGACGCCGGACCTGGTGCGTGGCGCGCAGCTTTACAGCGAGCGCTGTGCCAGTTGCCACGGGGCGACAGGTGCGGGAGATGGTCCCATGGCTGCCGGTATGCAGCCACCCCCTATCGACTTTACCGATCGCAAACGTTACGCCCAGCGCAACCTCTATGGTCTCTACAACACCATTACCCAGGGTGTGCCGGACACCGCCATGACGCCCTTCCATGAAATGTCCGCCGATGACCGCTGGTCGCTGGCCTTTTATGTGGGTCAGCTCGCCATCAGCGATGAGCAGCGGAGTGGCACGGTAGCCAATTTTTCTGACCCGAAGCTGGCGCCCCTGCAGGATATTCGCAAGCTTACCGTGCTGACGCCGGCCGAAGCCGAGCGTGAATTCGGGCCTGCCGGTAGCGAGATGATGGGTTACCTGCGGGCCAACCCGGAAGCACTGTTTTCCAATCGTTCGCCACTGGAGTTTTCACTGCACCGGCTCGACGATGTGGTGACAGCCTACAAGGCCGGCGATCGCGACAAGGCCTACCGCATGGCGGTGGAGGCCTACCTGGAAGGTTTCGAGCTGGTCGAGCGAGGGCTCAATGCCGTCGACAGCGAGCTCAGGCTGGACATCGAGCATGCCATGACCGCGCTGCGCAACCAGATTCGCGAGGGTGTGCCGGCCGACCAACTTGAGCGTTCAGTCATCGAGATCAAGGGTAAACTCGACGTTGCATCCCAGCGTCTGAGCGGCCGCAGCCTGTCCGGTACGGCGGCCTTTGCCAGCGCCTTCTTTATCCTGCTGCGTGAGGGACTGGAAGCCTTGCTGGTGGTTGCAGCGCTGGCCGCCTTCCTGGTCAAGACAGAACACAAAAATAACATGCGTTACCTGCACTTTGGCTGGATCGGCGCACTGGTGGTCGGTTTCCTGACCTGGTGGGCCTCGGTTTCACTCATCGAAATCAGTGGCGCCAGTCGTGAAATTACCGAGGGGGTGGCGGCGCTGACGGCGACAGCGGTGCTGTTCTATGTCGGTTTCTGGTTGCACGACAAAACCAACGCCGCGCAATGGCGACAGTTTATCGAGCACAATGTGCGCAAGGCACTCGGCGCCGGTGCGCTATGGGGTCTGTCCGGCCTGTCCTTTATTACCGTGTACCGCGAAGTTTTCGAAACCATCCTGTTCTACCAGGCACTGTGGGCGCAGACCGATGAAGCGGGCCGGAGTATGGCGCTTGGTGGTTTTGGTACGGCCATCGGCGTGCTGGTGGTGCTTGCCTGGCTGGTGATGCGTTACAGCATGCGGTTGCCGCTGCGCCAGTTCTTCAGCGTCACCGGTATCCTGATGTTTGTACTGGCCGTGATCTTTGCCGGCAAGGGTGTGGCCGCCTTGCAGGAGGCCGGCTACATTCCGGTCACTCCGGTCAACTTCCCGCGCTTTGATTTACTGGGTATCTACCCGAACCTGCAAGGACTCGCATTGCAACTGGGATTGTTATTGCTGGCGCTGTTCCTCTGGTACGGCCTGCCGTCCAGGCGGAAGCCTGCAACGTGA
- a CDS encoding phosphomannomutase, translating into MKAVVISELMDRSGVAFGTSGARGTVEAMTPEVCYAYTRAFIQAMETDGTLKQGSDILLAGDLRPSTPRILVAVAKAVEDAGFNAVYTGRLPSPAVAFHAIQHNNASIMVTGSHIPDDRNGIKFNRPEGEILKRDEAMIREQTVTLPEPFPVIDEKALPPADPAAERAYLARYEDFFGPDALAGMRVGVYQHSGVARDLLVTILQALGAEVMPLARSDIFIPVDTEAIREEDIALGRQWAAEQGFDAVISTDGDADRPLISDEQGEWLRGDVVGVLCARFLGIQTLVTPVSSNSVVEACGGFDEVFRTRIGSPYVIEQMNQALAAGATRVAGYEANGGFLLASDIALNGKTLKALPTRDAVLPMLAILASAHQQGLPVSQQVAALPPRFTASDRLKAFPTELSRQKIEQLAASDKAIEAMFGDLCDAAVQQTDQTDGLRITFENGEIVHLRPSGNAPELRCYNEAASQQRVQALNRECMGRLAGWR; encoded by the coding sequence GTGAAAGCCGTAGTAATCAGCGAACTGATGGACCGCAGCGGTGTTGCCTTTGGCACCAGTGGTGCGCGCGGCACTGTCGAGGCCATGACGCCAGAGGTCTGCTATGCCTACACGCGCGCCTTCATTCAGGCCATGGAGACAGACGGCACGCTGAAACAGGGTAGCGATATCCTGCTGGCAGGCGACCTGCGGCCCAGTACGCCACGCATTCTTGTGGCGGTGGCAAAGGCCGTGGAGGATGCGGGTTTTAATGCGGTTTACACCGGCAGGCTACCGTCGCCGGCGGTGGCATTTCACGCCATACAACACAATAACGCGTCTATTATGGTGACTGGCAGCCATATTCCGGATGACCGCAACGGCATCAAGTTCAACCGGCCAGAAGGTGAAATTCTCAAGCGTGACGAGGCCATGATCCGGGAACAGACGGTGACATTGCCCGAACCTTTCCCGGTGATCGATGAGAAAGCTCTGCCGCCTGCCGATCCGGCAGCGGAGCGCGCTTACCTGGCGCGTTATGAAGATTTCTTCGGCCCGGACGCGCTTGCCGGTATGCGTGTCGGTGTGTACCAGCACTCCGGCGTGGCCCGCGACCTGCTGGTGACAATTCTGCAAGCGCTGGGTGCCGAGGTTATGCCGCTGGCACGTTCGGACATTTTTATCCCTGTCGATACCGAAGCGATCCGCGAAGAAGACATCGCGTTGGGTCGGCAATGGGCGGCAGAGCAGGGCTTTGATGCCGTCATCTCGACCGATGGCGATGCAGACCGCCCGCTGATTTCTGATGAACAGGGCGAGTGGCTGCGTGGCGATGTCGTTGGTGTGCTTTGTGCCCGCTTTCTCGGTATTCAGACGCTGGTGACGCCGGTCAGCAGCAACAGCGTGGTGGAAGCCTGCGGCGGGTTCGACGAAGTGTTCCGGACAAGAATCGGCTCGCCCTATGTGATCGAGCAGATGAACCAGGCGCTTGCCGCAGGGGCTACCCGCGTGGCCGGCTATGAAGCCAATGGCGGCTTTCTGCTGGCCTCTGATATTGCCCTGAACGGCAAAACGCTGAAGGCGTTGCCGACGCGCGATGCGGTGCTGCCAATGCTGGCGATCCTGGCCAGTGCACACCAGCAGGGCCTGCCGGTCAGCCAGCAGGTGGCGGCCTTGCCGCCGCGCTTTACCGCCAGTGACCGGCTGAAAGCCTTCCCCACCGAATTATCGAGACAGAAAATCGAACAACTGGCAGCCTCTGATAAGGCGATTGAAGCGATGTTCGGCGATCTGTGCGACGCCGCCGTGCAGCAGACAGACCAGACCGATGGCCTGAGGATTACCTTCGAGAATGGTGAGATCGTCCACCTGCGGCCATCCGGCAATGCGCCCGAATTGCGCTGTTATAACGAAGCGGCAAGCCAGCAGCGGGTGCAGGCGTTGAATCGGGAGTGTATGGGCAGATTGGCGGGGTGGCGGTAG
- a CDS encoding ATP-binding protein, which translates to MATANQKVGLVLHVDDTLGESRRLDIEQAIEGEQGVSGAHFADRRPHLMVVEYDPQLTSSIKILERVNHQSVHAELIGPI; encoded by the coding sequence ATGGCTACAGCAAACCAAAAAGTTGGACTGGTACTACATGTTGACGATACGCTGGGCGAATCCCGGCGACTGGATATCGAACAGGCTATCGAGGGTGAACAGGGCGTTTCAGGTGCACACTTTGCAGATCGCCGGCCACATCTCATGGTCGTTGAATATGACCCGCAGCTCACCAGTTCAATAAAAATCCTGGAACGCGTCAATCACCAGAGCGTTCATGCAGAGCTGATTGGCCCGATCTAG
- the tviB gene encoding Vi polysaccharide biosynthesis UDP-N-acetylglucosamine C-6 dehydrogenase TviB: protein MLTVQDARIGIIGLGYVGLPLAVEFGKQMPTLGFDINAQRIGELRSGRDSTLEVDVAALAAATRLEYHGKIDDLATCNVYIITAPTPIDAHKRPDLEPLLSACRMLGKLLKPDDVVIFESTVYPGATEEVCVPVLEDVSGRVFNKDFFVGYSPERVNPGDRAHRLTHVTKVTSGSTPETADFVDALYREIISAGTHKVSSIRVAEAAKVIENTQRDINIALVNELALIFNRLDIDTLEVLEAAGTKWNFLPFRPGLVGGHCIGVDPYYLTHKAQEIGYHPEVILAGRRINDSMGTYVAEQVFGLMNRANLPVHDARILVMGLAFKENCPDFRNTRVIDIIEALRGYNASVDVYDPWVDSEAAGREYGIRPVEQPQQGHYDAIVIAVAHDSFRELGEAGIRAFGKHKSVIYDVKYLLPADAVDGRL from the coding sequence GTGCTGACGGTACAGGATGCCAGGATCGGTATTATCGGTCTTGGCTATGTCGGTTTGCCGCTTGCCGTGGAGTTCGGCAAGCAGATGCCAACGCTCGGCTTCGACATCAATGCACAGCGCATCGGCGAGCTGAGGTCAGGCAGGGACAGTACACTTGAGGTCGATGTTGCAGCGCTTGCTGCCGCAACCCGGCTGGAGTATCACGGGAAGATCGATGATCTGGCTACCTGTAATGTCTACATCATTACGGCGCCGACCCCGATCGACGCGCATAAGCGTCCGGACCTCGAGCCGTTGCTGTCAGCCTGCCGCATGCTGGGCAAACTGCTCAAGCCAGATGATGTCGTTATTTTTGAATCGACCGTCTACCCGGGGGCGACCGAGGAGGTATGTGTGCCTGTGCTGGAAGACGTGTCCGGCCGGGTTTTCAATAAAGACTTTTTTGTCGGCTACAGTCCGGAGCGGGTAAACCCGGGTGACAGGGCGCACCGCTTGACCCACGTCACGAAAGTCACCTCCGGTTCGACACCGGAAACCGCTGACTTCGTCGATGCCCTGTACCGGGAAATTATTTCTGCCGGTACCCACAAGGTCAGCAGTATCCGTGTCGCCGAAGCCGCCAAGGTCATTGAAAATACCCAGCGTGATATCAATATCGCACTGGTCAACGAACTGGCGCTGATTTTTAACCGGCTTGATATCGATACGCTGGAAGTGCTCGAGGCCGCCGGCACCAAGTGGAACTTTCTGCCCTTCCGCCCCGGCCTGGTGGGTGGGCACTGTATCGGGGTGGATCCCTACTACCTGACCCACAAGGCACAGGAAATTGGCTACCACCCGGAAGTTATTCTTGCAGGCCGGCGCATCAATGACAGTATGGGGACCTATGTAGCCGAGCAGGTTTTCGGGTTGATGAACCGGGCGAACTTGCCCGTGCATGATGCGCGCATACTGGTGATGGGGCTGGCCTTCAAGGAAAACTGCCCTGATTTTCGCAACACGCGTGTCATCGATATTATCGAGGCCTTGCGGGGATACAACGCCAGCGTCGATGTCTATGACCCGTGGGTCGATAGTGAAGCAGCCGGACGCGAGTACGGTATCAGGCCGGTCGAACAGCCACAGCAGGGCCATTACGATGCCATTGTGATTGCAGTTGCGCACGACAGCTTCCGTGAGTTGGGCGAAGCCGGCATACGTGCTTTTGGAAAGCATAAAAGTGTTATCTACGATGTGAAGTACCTTCTGCCGGCCGATGCCGTAGACGGCAGGCTCTGA
- a CDS encoding NAD-dependent epimerase: MKVLITGAAGFIGNDLAIRLLERGDEVIGIDNLNDYYDPSLKEARLARVTGNPGFTDVRLDIADRDGVAEVFKKYKPDRVVNLAAQAGVRYSLENPNSYIDTNVVGFMNILEGCRYNDVEHLVYASSSSVYGSNTKMPFSVHDNVDHPVSIYAATKKANELMAHTYSHLYRLPTTGLRFFTVYGPWGRPDMALFLFTRKILAGEPIDVFNYGKHRRDFTYIDDIVEGVVRTLDRVAQPNPEWSGEHPDAASSTGPYALYNIGNNEPVELMHYIEVLEDCLGIKAEKNMLPLQAGDVPDTYADVQDLVRDVGYKPDMSVEQGVANFVDWYREYYRVKGAAGGK, translated from the coding sequence ATGAAAGTTTTAATCACCGGCGCAGCCGGCTTTATCGGAAATGACCTGGCAATCCGCCTGCTGGAAAGAGGCGATGAAGTTATCGGTATCGATAACCTGAATGACTATTACGACCCTTCGCTAAAAGAGGCCAGGCTGGCACGGGTAACCGGTAACCCGGGCTTTACCGATGTGCGCCTCGATATTGCGGATCGCGATGGTGTGGCCGAGGTATTTAAAAAGTACAAGCCAGATCGTGTCGTCAATCTGGCCGCGCAGGCCGGTGTGCGCTACTCGCTGGAAAATCCGAATTCCTATATCGATACCAATGTCGTCGGATTCATGAATATCCTCGAAGGTTGTCGCTATAACGATGTCGAGCATCTGGTCTATGCCTCCAGCAGTTCCGTGTATGGTTCCAATACCAAAATGCCATTCTCGGTACACGACAATGTCGACCACCCGGTCAGTATTTATGCGGCTACCAAAAAAGCCAATGAGTTGATGGCGCATACCTACAGCCACCTGTACCGGCTGCCGACTACGGGACTCAGGTTTTTTACCGTGTACGGTCCCTGGGGGCGTCCCGACATGGCGCTGTTCCTGTTTACGCGCAAGATACTTGCCGGTGAACCCATAGACGTATTCAACTACGGCAAGCACCGTCGCGATTTCACCTACATCGACGACATTGTGGAAGGCGTGGTTCGCACCCTGGATCGCGTCGCGCAGCCCAACCCGGAATGGTCGGGCGAGCATCCCGATGCTGCCAGCAGCACCGGACCCTATGCGCTGTACAACATCGGTAACAATGAACCCGTCGAGTTGATGCACTACATTGAAGTGCTGGAGGATTGCCTGGGCATCAAGGCCGAGAAAAATATGTTACCCCTGCAGGCCGGTGATGTGCCCGATACCTACGCCGATGTACAGGACCTGGTTCGCGACGTCGGTTACAAGCCGGACATGTCGGTCGAACAGGGTGTCGCGAATTTTGTTGACTGGTACCGGGAGTACTACAGAGTCAAGGGCGCTGCCGGCGGAAAATAA
- a CDS encoding sigma-54 interaction domain-containing protein — translation MEHAVESIIANCRGFGQVLHLARTAAASSCAILITGESGTGKELVARTIHDHSPHKAGRYYPVNVAALPCDLVESHLFGHVSGAFTGAIHNRAGAFRKADGGTLLLDEIGDLPSGAQPKLLRALEQKEIQPVGSDETIAVDTRVIAATSQDLEKMVESGQFRKDLLYRLNVVEIHIPPLRERPEDIPALAEYYCIRHARANEKPVKRLNADACLQLLNHPWNGNVRELSNMIERAVLFCQSDTIGPEDLNLSGCHESIYSPTTTLQEAVDIFKKQHIISVLQRAKGNRNGAAEILGVSQATLFRYIDKYDLKGYALHKRNDSPSQT, via the coding sequence ATGGAACATGCGGTCGAGTCCATCATTGCCAACTGCCGGGGCTTTGGTCAGGTTCTGCACCTTGCAAGGACAGCTGCGGCCTCTTCGTGCGCCATCCTCATCACAGGCGAGAGCGGCACGGGCAAGGAACTTGTCGCACGCACTATTCACGACCACTCACCGCACAAGGCGGGCCGTTACTACCCGGTCAATGTAGCGGCACTGCCCTGTGATCTTGTAGAGAGCCATTTATTCGGGCACGTCAGTGGCGCATTTACCGGCGCCATACACAACCGTGCCGGGGCATTCCGCAAGGCGGACGGTGGCACATTGCTACTGGATGAAATCGGCGACCTGCCATCTGGGGCACAACCCAAATTACTGCGCGCACTTGAACAGAAAGAGATCCAGCCGGTGGGCTCTGACGAAACTATTGCCGTCGATACCCGTGTTATCGCCGCAACCTCACAAGATCTCGAGAAAATGGTCGAGTCCGGTCAGTTCCGCAAAGACCTGCTATACCGCCTGAATGTTGTGGAGATCCATATCCCTCCACTGCGAGAGCGCCCGGAGGATATTCCTGCACTTGCCGAGTATTATTGCATACGTCATGCCAGGGCTAACGAAAAGCCCGTAAAACGACTGAATGCAGACGCCTGCCTGCAGCTCCTGAACCACCCCTGGAATGGTAATGTCAGGGAGCTGTCCAACATGATCGAACGTGCGGTACTGTTCTGCCAGTCAGATACCATTGGCCCCGAAGACCTTAACCTGAGCGGATGCCATGAAAGTATCTACTCCCCGACCACAACGTTGCAGGAGGCTGTCGATATCTTCAAAAAGCAGCACATCATCTCGGTGCTTCAGCGTGCCAAGGGAAATCGTAACGGGGCAGCCGAGATCCTCGGCGTATCCCAGGCCACGTTATTTCGCTATATCGACAAATATGACCTGAAAGGCTACGCGCTTCACAAGCGCAACGATTCTCCTTCTCAAACATGA
- a CDS encoding NAD-dependent succinate-semialdehyde dehydrogenase codes for MTFDIINPATGETVERYAEMPPEEVGGILTKCHSAQQVWADTPFAERARLMKSVATVLRKNKEAYARVMMREMGKIWPQGLAEVEKCAWGCDYYAENGERFLASEEVETEAHHSFVTYKPLGVVLAVMPWNFPLWQVFRFAAPSLMAGNGALLKHAPNVFGCALMIEDIFREAGLPENLFRSLLIDVPQTTKVIHDPRIAAVTITSSVAAGRAVASEAGKVLKKCVLELGGSDPFIVLEDANIDKAVEVGIVGRYQNSGQSCIAAKRFIVVDAVYDAFERKFVEAVKNLKMGDPAEEGVYIGPQARMDLRDGLHDQVQRTLQGGAKLLTGGEIPDGPGAYYPATVLAGVEEGMAAWSEELFGPVATLIRVKDEAEAIKVANCTDFGLAGAVWTEDLARGERIAEDGIQSGAAFVNDMSRSDPRMPFGGIRNSGYGRELSIHGIREFVNVHAVWVNKLD; via the coding sequence ATGACCTTCGATATCATTAATCCCGCAACCGGTGAGACAGTCGAGCGCTACGCGGAGATGCCCCCCGAAGAAGTGGGAGGCATACTGACGAAGTGTCATAGCGCCCAGCAGGTCTGGGCAGACACCCCGTTTGCTGAACGGGCCCGGTTGATGAAATCAGTGGCGACCGTGTTACGCAAGAACAAGGAAGCTTATGCCAGGGTCATGATGCGCGAAATGGGCAAGATCTGGCCGCAAGGGCTTGCAGAGGTCGAGAAGTGTGCCTGGGGTTGCGACTATTACGCCGAGAACGGCGAGCGTTTCCTGGCCTCTGAAGAGGTTGAAACCGAGGCGCACCACAGTTTTGTGACCTACAAGCCGCTGGGCGTGGTGCTGGCCGTTATGCCCTGGAACTTCCCGCTATGGCAGGTGTTCCGTTTCGCAGCGCCGTCGCTGATGGCCGGTAATGGCGCCTTGCTGAAACATGCGCCAAACGTGTTTGGTTGCGCGTTAATGATCGAAGATATTTTCCGCGAAGCCGGCCTGCCGGAAAACCTGTTCCGCTCCCTGCTTATCGATGTCCCGCAAACCACAAAAGTCATCCATGACCCGCGTATCGCCGCGGTAACGATTACGTCCAGTGTGGCGGCCGGTCGTGCGGTGGCCAGCGAGGCGGGCAAGGTGCTGAAAAAATGCGTGCTGGAACTGGGCGGATCGGACCCGTTTATCGTGCTGGAGGATGCCAATATCGACAAGGCCGTGGAAGTCGGCATTGTCGGGCGCTACCAGAACAGCGGGCAGAGTTGCATTGCCGCCAAGCGATTTATTGTCGTCGATGCGGTTTATGACGCGTTCGAACGGAAGTTTGTCGAGGCGGTGAAAAACCTCAAAATGGGCGATCCGGCCGAAGAGGGCGTCTATATCGGCCCCCAGGCGCGTATGGACTTACGCGATGGCTTGCACGACCAGGTCCAGCGCACCTTGCAGGGTGGCGCAAAACTGCTCACCGGTGGCGAAATTCCCGATGGCCCGGGCGCTTACTACCCGGCGACGGTACTGGCCGGCGTTGAAGAAGGCATGGCGGCATGGTCCGAAGAACTGTTCGGCCCGGTGGCAACGCTGATTCGGGTGAAAGACGAGGCGGAGGCCATAAAAGTAGCCAATTGCACCGACTTTGGCCTGGCGGGTGCGGTCTGGACCGAGGACCTGGCGCGTGGCGAGCGGATTGCGGAGGACGGTATCCAGTCCGGGGCTGCTTTTGTCAACGATATGTCCAGGTCGGACCCGCGCATGCCGTTCGGCGGCATCCGAAATTCCGGCTACGGACGCGAGCTGTCCATCCACGGTATCCGGGAATTTGTGAACGTCCATGCCGTATGGGTCAACAAGCTCGATTAG
- a CDS encoding DsrE/DsrF/DrsH-like family protein → MATQIHTDTGMKPAVNTPGIHTFSSEDRISLLEQEVQELRRNTPDSNKVTLLMFSGDQDKALAGLTVATTAAAMGMDVTLFFTFWGINVLKQKRLYAGKNIKEKMIDLMTPAGANSMGVSKLNMLGAGAGMLKQMMHDKHVASAEELLELAIDNGVHVIACSMTLQVMGIKEDELIGGIDVAGAASYLAEASQSGCTLFI, encoded by the coding sequence ATGGCTACACAGATTCATACTGACACGGGGATGAAACCGGCGGTGAATACACCGGGCATCCACACTTTTTCCAGTGAAGACCGTATTTCACTGCTCGAACAGGAGGTGCAGGAACTACGCCGCAACACCCCTGACAGCAACAAGGTAACGCTGCTGATGTTTTCCGGTGACCAGGACAAGGCGCTTGCCGGACTGACCGTCGCTACAACGGCGGCGGCCATGGGTATGGATGTCACCCTTTTTTTCACCTTCTGGGGCATTAATGTCCTCAAACAGAAACGCCTCTACGCCGGCAAAAATATCAAGGAAAAGATGATCGACCTTATGACACCGGCCGGCGCAAACAGCATGGGTGTATCCAAACTCAATATGCTTGGTGCCGGCGCTGGCATGCTCAAGCAGATGATGCATGACAAACATGTTGCCTCGGCTGAAGAGCTTCTGGAGCTGGCCATCGACAACGGAGTCCACGTCATTGCCTGCAGCATGACCTTACAGGTAATGGGCATCAAGGAGGACGAACTGATTGGCGGTATTGATGTTGCGGGAGCCGCCAGCTACCTGGCCGAGGCAAGCCAGTCAGGATGTACATTGTTTATCTGA